A portion of the Jaculus jaculus isolate mJacJac1 chromosome 5, mJacJac1.mat.Y.cur, whole genome shotgun sequence genome contains these proteins:
- the Oxct2 gene encoding succinyl-CoA:3-ketoacid coenzyme A transferase 2, mitochondrial — MAALRLPAWALSRGGTRRFATSPRARVQFYADPVRALEGVKDGATVMLGGFGLCGLPENLIAALQKTRVKNLRVVTSNAGVKDFGLGLLLATKQVRRVVCSYLGENPLCEQQYLAGELDLEMTPQGTLAERIRAGGAGVPAFYTPTGYGTLVQEGGAPIRYSPEGFLMKLSQPREVREFQGQHYLLEHAIRADFALVKGWKADRAGNVIFKGSARNFNVPMCKAAAGISWFCHMGL; from the exons ATGGCGGCGCTGCGGCTCCCGGCGTGGGCGCTGTCCCGGGGAGGCACCCGCCGCTTCGCCACCAGCCCCCGCGCGCGCGTCCAGTTCTACGCAGACCCCGTGCGGGCGCTGGAGGGCGTCAAGGACGGGGCGACCGTGATGCTCGGGGGCTTCGGGCTCTGCGGGCTCCCCGAGAACCTGATCGCCGCGCTGCAGAAGACGCGCGTCAAGAACCTGAGGGTGGTCACCAGCAACGCGGGCGTGAAAGACTTTGGCCTGGGGCTCCTGCTCGCCACCAAGCAGGTCCGGCGCGTGGTCTGCTCGTACCTGGGCGAGAACCCGCTGTGCGAACAGCAGTACCTGGCTGGGGAGCTGGACCTGGAGATGACGCCGCAGGGCACCTTGGCCGAGCGCATCCGCGCGGGCGGCGCGGGCGTGCCCGCCTTCTACACGCCCACCGGCTACGGCACGCTGGTGCAGGAGGGGGGCGCCCCCATCCGCTACTCGCCCGAAGGCTTCCTGATGAAGCTGAGCCAGCCCCGAGAGGTCAGGGAGTTCCAGGGCCAGCACTACCTCCTGGAGCACGCCATCCGGGCCGACTTCGCCCTGGTCAAGGGCTGGAAGGCGGACCGCGCGGGCAACGTGATCTTCAAGGGCAGCGCGCGCAACTTCAACGTGCCCATGTGCAAGGCC GCAgctggcatctcctggttctgtCACATGGGCCTGTAG